Proteins from one Mycobacterium sp. HUMS_12744610 genomic window:
- a CDS encoding IS256 family transposase, translating into MAEMFTEETLDSLIKDAVKTGTPIDGADGLLNQLTKAVLERALNAELTHHLGYEAGDPAGRGSGNSRNGTTPKTVTTVNGPVQIDAPRDRNGSFEPAIVPKKTRRLNNINSVVLSLYSRGMTTRDIEAHLQEVYGASVSRELISNITEVVVDEIKAWQARPLDEVYPILYIDGLRLRIGDNGVITTKVAYLAIGVDLEGRKHALGCWIQDSEGAKFWQKVVIDLRNRGVRDILIACCDGLTGLPDAIRSIYPDTVVQTCVVHVIRNAMRFVSYKDRKKVATAMRAIYSAPTVDGAELALKEFDQQFGAQYPGAIDVWHNAWGEFVPFLDYPVELRKIVYTTNAIESINFQLRKITKNRGHFTDKDAAMKLLYLGLRNISSERGGYSGTGTHNWTVALNTLARLFPGRIPLC; encoded by the coding sequence CTGGCCGAGATGTTCACCGAAGAGACGCTGGACTCGTTGATTAAGGATGCGGTGAAGACCGGGACCCCGATCGACGGCGCGGACGGTTTGCTGAACCAGCTGACTAAGGCCGTGCTGGAGCGGGCGCTGAATGCGGAGCTAACCCACCATCTGGGTTATGAGGCCGGCGATCCGGCCGGACGCGGATCGGGAAATTCGCGCAACGGCACCACGCCGAAAACGGTGACCACCGTCAACGGCCCGGTGCAGATCGATGCGCCGCGTGATCGCAACGGCTCGTTTGAGCCGGCGATTGTGCCGAAGAAGACCCGCCGGCTCAACAACATCAATTCGGTGGTGTTGTCGCTGTATTCACGGGGAATGACCACCCGCGATATCGAAGCCCACCTGCAGGAGGTCTATGGGGCGTCGGTGTCGCGGGAGTTGATCTCCAATATCACCGAGGTGGTGGTCGATGAGATCAAGGCCTGGCAGGCCCGCCCGCTCGATGAGGTCTACCCGATCCTCTACATCGATGGGCTGCGGCTGCGGATCGGCGACAACGGGGTCATCACCACCAAGGTCGCCTATTTGGCCATTGGCGTGGATCTGGAGGGCCGCAAACACGCCTTGGGCTGCTGGATCCAGGACTCCGAGGGGGCGAAGTTCTGGCAGAAGGTCGTCATCGACCTGCGCAACCGCGGGGTGCGCGACATCCTCATCGCCTGCTGCGACGGGCTGACCGGTCTGCCTGATGCGATCCGCTCGATCTATCCCGATACCGTGGTGCAGACCTGCGTCGTGCACGTCATTAGGAATGCGATGCGCTTCGTGTCTTATAAGGACCGCAAGAAGGTCGCCACCGCGATGCGGGCGATCTACAGTGCGCCGACCGTCGATGGAGCCGAACTCGCACTCAAGGAGTTCGACCAGCAATTCGGCGCCCAATATCCGGGTGCAATTGACGTGTGGCACAACGCCTGGGGGGAATTCGTTCCGTTCCTGGACTATCCGGTGGAGTTGCGCAAGATCGTCTACACCACCAATGCGATCGAGTCGATCAACTTCCAGTTGCGCAAGATCACCAAGAACCGTGGTCATTTCACGGACAAGGACGCCGCGATGAAGTTGCTGTACCTCGGGCTGCGCAACATCTCCAGCGAGAGAGGAGGCTATTCGGGTACTGGAACGCACAACTGGACTGTGGCGCTCAACACACTCGCCAGACTATTCCCTGGGCGAATCCCATTGTGCTAG
- a CDS encoding transposase: MRVLERTTGLWRSTHSPDYSLGESHCARIQLVVKSPLTYTEIVTGSDGFHVVAWAMKALDKVRVRTMTRAGITDRHAMWATRKNPADLSCEQRTSLAKIADTNRTLYRAYLLKEQLREVFRVKGTHGRQLLAGWLSWASHSRIPEFAALARSIRRYRDLIWNTLDHGLSNARSEATNTHLRALTKRAYGFHSPDALIAMAMLTRGGLCPALPGRK; encoded by the coding sequence ATTCGGGTACTGGAACGCACAACTGGACTGTGGCGCTCAACACACTCGCCAGACTATTCCCTGGGCGAATCCCATTGTGCTAGAATACAACTCGTAGTCAAATCACCTCTGACTTACACAGAAATCGTGACAGGCTCGGATGGGTTTCATGTCGTGGCCTGGGCCATGAAGGCACTGGACAAGGTGCGGGTACGCACCATGACCCGCGCCGGGATCACCGATCGGCACGCCATGTGGGCGACCCGCAAGAACCCGGCTGACCTGTCCTGCGAGCAGCGCACCAGCCTCGCTAAGATCGCCGACACCAACCGCACCCTCTACCGGGCGTATCTGCTCAAAGAGCAACTACGCGAGGTGTTTCGGGTCAAGGGCACCCACGGGCGGCAGCTGCTGGCCGGCTGGCTGTCGTGGGCGTCGCACTCACGCATCCCCGAGTTCGCCGCGCTGGCCCGCAGCATCCGCCGCTACCGCGACCTCATCTGGAACACGCTCGATCACGGCCTGTCCAACGCCCGATCCGAAGCCACCAACACCCACCTGCGGGCATTAACCAAACGCGCCTACGGATTCCACAGCCCAGACGCACTCATCGCCATGGCCATGCTCACCCGAGGCGGCCTCTGCCCAGCACTACCCGGACGGAAATGA